The following coding sequences are from one Hippopotamus amphibius kiboko isolate mHipAmp2 chromosome 9, mHipAmp2.hap2, whole genome shotgun sequence window:
- the LOC130829376 gene encoding olfactory receptor 10A3-like produces the protein MKRQNQSSVTEFILLGFSKFPELREQLFGVFLFVHLVTLMGNAIIIVVISLEQSLYVPMYLFLLNLSVVDLSFSAVIMPEMLVVLSSEKTKITFAGCFTQMYFIILFGGTECFLLGAMSYDRFAAICHPLSYPMIMNKRIFLKLVMFSWVSWVTVATVQTSWVFSFPFCGPNEINHLFCETPPVLELACADTFLFEIYAFTGTILIIMVPFLLILLSYIRILFAILRMPSTTGRQKAFSTCASHLTSVTLFFGTASMTYLQPKSGYSPETKKLMSLAYTLLTPLLNPLIYSLRNSELKRAVMRLWRRKVDLHTF, from the coding sequence atgaaaaggcagaaccaaAGCTCTGTGACTGAATTCATCCTCCTGGGCTTTTCTAAATTCCCTGAACTCCGAGAGCAGCTCTTTGGGGTGTTCTTGTTTGTTCACCTGGTGACTCTGATGGGAAACGCCATCATTATAGTCGTCATCTCCCTGGAACAGAGCCTCTATGTCCCCATGTACCTGTTTCTCCTGAACTTGTCTGTGGTGGATTTGAGTTTCAGTGCAGTCATCATGCCTGAAATGCTGGTGGTCCTCTCCAGTGAAAAAACTAAGATCACCTTTGCAGGCTGTTTTACacagatgtattttattattctttttggtgGGACCGAATGTTTTCTTCTGGGGGCAATGTCTTATGACCGATTTGCTGCAATCTGCCATCCTCTGAGCTACCCAATGATTATGAACAAAAGGATTTTCTTAAAATTAGTAATGTTCTCATGGGTCTCATGGGTCACAGTGGCTACTGTGCAGACCTCATGGGTTTTTAGTTTTCCCTTTTGTGGCCCCAATGAAATTAATCATCTCTTCTGTGAGACTCCCCCAGTGCTAGAACTTGCATGTGCAGATACCTTTTTGTTTGAAATCTATGCGTTCACTGGCACCATTTTGATTATCATGGTTCCTTTCTTGTTGATACTCTTGTCTTACATTCGAATTCTCTTTGCCATCCTGAGGATGCCATCAACCACTGGGAGGCAAAAGGCCTTTTCCACTTGTGCCtcccacctcacatctgttaccCTTTTCTTTGGCACAGCCAGTATGACTTACTTACAACCCAAATCTGGCTACTCCCCAGAAACCAAGAAGCTGATGTCATTGGCTTACACACTGCTTACACCTCTGCTGAATCCACTGATCTATAGCTTGCGAAACAGTGAGCTGAAAAGAGCTGTGATGAGATTATGGCGAAGAAAAGTGGATTTACATACATTCTGA
- the NLRP10 gene encoding LOW QUALITY PROTEIN: NACHT, LRR and PYD domains-containing protein 10 (The sequence of the model RefSeq protein was modified relative to this genomic sequence to represent the inferred CDS: inserted 2 bases in 2 codons; substituted 1 base at 1 genomic stop codon) → MAEDVVVTTTLQEGLLWALSDLEDNNFELLKFHLRDGTLLKGQRHPAPGELEGLSQVDLALQLILYGAQEAVKVVLKVLMVLNLLEEPVDWCPLEGGAGMPPKQPLSLLVGSPGRTEGLWSLCSVHRLLSADYREMYREHMCHLEARQEGGVSAXYNQQLGVATPSSGSPASSARRRLQQELDAVTVGALFDPGEEPSQAPPTVVLRGLAGMGKTTLARKMVLDWATGTLYPCWFDDVFYVSCREVVLLPEGKQDPLLFWCCGENQALVTEILRQLERLLFILGDCDELQKRFAGRLKRLRSSPMADVLHLLIRRTVLPGSSLLITTRALALWNLESLLXQSPCSHXSEKPERRRYFSCYFTVEEQVRNALDVVQGNDVLYKACQVLGICWVVSWLKGQMERGREVLEMPSNSTDSFMAYVTDIFMAYVTTFPASIWGKRTSTRWWKSPAEN, encoded by the exons ATGGCTGAGGACGTGGTGGTGACAA CAACCCTGCAGGAGGGATTGCTCTGGGCCTTGAGTGACCTTGAAGACAATAACTTCGAGCTATTAAAGTTCCACTTACGGGATGGAACCCTGCTCAAGGGCCAGCGCCACCCGGCCCCAGGGGAGCTGGAGGGCCTGAGTCAGGTGGACCTGGCTTTGCAGTTGATACTGTATGGAGCCCAGGAGGCTGTGAAAGTGGTGCTCAAGGTCTTGATGGTGCTGAACCTGTTGGAG GAACCAGTGGACTGGTGCCCGCTAGAGGGTGGGGCGGGCATGCCGCCTAAACAGCCCCTATCCCTGCTCGTGGGTTCCCCGGGGAGGACAGAGGGTCTGTGGTCCCTGTGCTCCGTCCACAGGCTCCTTTC CGCAGATTACAGAGAAATGTACCGAGAGCACATGTGCCACTTAGAGGCGCGGCAAGAAGGGGGCGTCAGTG GCTACAACCAGCAGCTTGGGGTGGCCACCCCCAGCTCAGGGAGCCCAGCGTCATCTGCCCGCCGCAGGctgcagcaggagctggacgCTGTCACAGTGGGGGCTCTGTTTGATCCGGGGGAAGAgccctcccaggccccacccacagTGGTGCTACGGGGGTTGGCTGGCATGGGAAAGACAACACTGGCCAGAAAAATGGTGCTGGACTGGGCCACTGGCACCCTGTACCCATGCTGGTTTGATGATGTCTTTTATGTGAGCTGCAGAGAAGTGGTCCTACTGCCGGAGGGTAAACAGGACCCGCTCCTCTTCTGGTGTTGTGGTGAAAATCAAGCGTTGGTCACAGAGATTCTGAGGCAGCTGGAGCGGCTCCTGTTCATCCTGGGTGACTGTGATGAGCTGCAGAAGCGCTTTGCAGGGAGGTTGAAGAGGCTGAGGTCCAGTCCCATGGCGGATGTGCTGCACCTTCTAATCAGGAGGACGGTACTTCCTGGGTCGTCCCTTCTCATCACCACCCGGGCCCTGGCTTTGTGGAATCTGGAGTCTTTGCTGTGACAATCACCATGTTCAC CCTCAGAGAAGCCTGAGAGGAGGAGATATTTCAGCTGCTATTTCACAGTTGAGGAACAAGTGAGAAATGCCCTTGACGTTGTGCAAGGAAATGACGTTCTCTACAAAGCATGTCAGGTTCTAGGCATTTGCTGGGTGGTCTCCTGGCTGAAGGGGCagatggagagaggcagagaggtcTTGGAGATGCCCAGTAACAGCACTGATAGCTTCATGGCCTACGTCACCGACATCTTCATGGCCTACGTCACCACATTTCCTGCCTCTATCTGGGGGAAGAGGACCAGCACCCGCTGGTGGAAGAGTCCTGCAGAGAACTGA